From one Actinopolyspora saharensis genomic stretch:
- a CDS encoding decaprenyl-phosphate phosphoribosyltransferase produces the protein MADKNETGFQLDEEPTTGQGPQQDSEGIAGGQASGGTRVATETATTEPAGESAASRGAVETDSELPRQVEEQVEADSSGAIGSEAGGEAAALEEDSGAGGASTSADSTDKSSDAYHARVTAAAGTPAGLFNGLIRELRPKQWVKNILVLAAPFTAGSLLDVSILLDAAMAFVVFSMAASGIYFINDALDVESDRAHPTKRNRPIAAGLVPLPIAYAVCGLLLVGSLVISGLVSIPLLAVMAVYIAVQLGYCFGLKHQPVIDLCIVASGFLLRAVAGGAAAGLVITQWFYIVVAFGSLFMVAGKRYAEVKLANETGAKIRKSLRAYSASYLRFVWAISAAIMIMSYSQWAYEIQNHDNSRWGVISIIPFVIGILRYAVDVDKGVAGEPEEVALKDKVLLILFCVLAGFLFLAFYL, from the coding sequence GTGGCTGACAAGAACGAGACCGGGTTTCAGCTCGACGAAGAGCCCACGACGGGGCAGGGTCCGCAGCAGGACTCGGAAGGAATCGCCGGGGGGCAGGCCTCCGGCGGCACGCGGGTGGCCACCGAGACAGCCACCACGGAGCCGGCGGGAGAGTCCGCCGCCTCCCGCGGAGCGGTGGAGACCGACTCCGAGCTGCCGCGGCAGGTCGAGGAGCAGGTCGAAGCGGACTCCTCGGGGGCCATCGGCTCGGAGGCCGGTGGTGAGGCCGCCGCGCTGGAGGAGGACTCCGGTGCGGGCGGGGCGAGCACCTCCGCCGACAGCACCGACAAGTCCTCGGACGCCTACCACGCCAGGGTGACGGCGGCGGCCGGAACGCCCGCCGGGCTGTTCAACGGCCTGATCAGGGAGCTGCGCCCCAAGCAGTGGGTCAAGAACATCCTCGTGCTCGCCGCCCCGTTCACGGCGGGGTCGCTGCTGGACGTCTCGATCCTGCTGGACGCGGCCATGGCGTTCGTGGTCTTCTCGATGGCCGCCTCCGGGATCTACTTCATCAACGACGCGCTCGACGTCGAGTCGGACCGCGCCCACCCGACCAAGCGCAACCGGCCCATCGCGGCGGGCCTGGTCCCGCTGCCGATCGCCTACGCCGTGTGCGGTCTGCTGCTGGTGGGGTCGCTGGTCATCTCCGGTCTCGTCAGCATCCCGCTGCTCGCCGTCATGGCGGTCTACATCGCGGTGCAGCTGGGCTACTGCTTCGGGCTCAAGCACCAGCCGGTCATCGACCTGTGCATCGTCGCTTCCGGGTTCCTGCTGCGCGCCGTGGCCGGGGGTGCCGCTGCCGGGCTGGTGATCACCCAGTGGTTCTACATCGTCGTGGCGTTCGGTTCGCTGTTCATGGTGGCGGGCAAGCGCTACGCCGAAGTGAAGCTGGCCAACGAGACCGGCGCCAAGATCCGGAAGTCCCTGCGGGCCTACTCGGCCTCGTACCTGCGGTTCGTCTGGGCCATCTCGGCGGCGATCATGATCATGTCGTACAGCCAGTGGGCCTACGAGATCCAGAACCACGACAACTCCCGGTGGGGAGTCATCTCGATCATCCCCTTCGTGATCGGGATCCTGCGCTACGCCGTGGACGTGGACAAGGGCGTGGCCGGGGAGCCCGAGGAGGTCGCGCTCAAGGACAAGGTGCTGCTGATCCTGTTCTGCGTGCTCGCGGGCTTCCTGTTCCTGGCCTTCTACCTGTGA
- a CDS encoding LGFP repeat-containing protein: MTSRKGSIFRKSAASTATLLAATLSLGLSGTASGDVTQQTGAQQTGAQDTKAAPAPAQFSPIQERYWNEPHLRRVLGNPVDSEQSTNGMSYQEYQHGWMYHTEDTGAHEVHGAISDRYEALGGHSNYNVPITDELPTPDEVGRFNHFAGTEAIGTASIYWTAETGAHGVWGPVREFWGQRGFERGYLDYPVTDTADTQEGDGVYTHFRGADHAGASVYWNRETGTHSVRGTIRELWLSMGAETSWLGYPDSNEYGVPGGRRSDFQGGYIYWNASTGKATAHRY, encoded by the coding sequence GTGACTTCCCGAAAGGGTTCCATTTTCCGCAAGAGCGCGGCCAGCACCGCCACCCTGCTCGCGGCGACGCTCTCGCTCGGGCTGTCCGGCACGGCCAGCGGTGACGTCACCCAGCAGACCGGTGCGCAGCAAACCGGTGCGCAGGACACCAAGGCCGCGCCCGCACCAGCTCAGTTCAGCCCGATCCAGGAAAGATACTGGAACGAACCGCACCTGCGCAGAGTGCTCGGCAACCCCGTGGACTCCGAGCAGAGCACCAACGGAATGTCCTACCAGGAGTACCAGCACGGCTGGATGTACCACACCGAGGACACCGGCGCCCACGAGGTGCACGGCGCCATCTCGGACCGCTACGAGGCCCTGGGAGGGCACTCCAACTACAACGTGCCCATCACGGACGAGCTTCCCACTCCGGACGAGGTGGGTCGGTTCAACCACTTCGCGGGCACCGAGGCCATCGGCACCGCCTCGATCTACTGGACCGCGGAGACCGGAGCGCACGGCGTCTGGGGCCCCGTGCGCGAGTTCTGGGGGCAGCGGGGCTTCGAGCGGGGCTACCTGGACTATCCCGTGACGGACACGGCCGACACCCAGGAGGGCGACGGCGTCTACACCCACTTCCGGGGGGCCGACCACGCGGGCGCCTCGGTCTACTGGAACCGCGAGACGGGAACGCACTCGGTGCGCGGCACGATCCGCGAGCTGTGGCTGAGTATGGGGGCCGAGACCTCCTGGCTGGGCTACCCGGACTCCAACGAGTACGGCGTGCCCGGGGGCAGGCGCAGCGATTTCCAGGGCGGCTACATCTACTGGAACGCCTCCACTGGCAAGGCCACCGCGCACCGCTACTGA
- a CDS encoding glycosyltransferase — protein sequence MTDRTSPAESEPTGSEPSEPSAPEAGAPEAEANPAPAGAEAAGVAAGDLTEQQADEGGTTPASPEAGESKLSDSATVRTGHRRVAAGQVLQRVLLPRAEDPLDARPLYLDEPDNLAQRATVLSRRSVRVPANSRLSFASYFNAFPASYWKRWTKIDEVVLRLKVRGTGRLDVYRSKPNGDVVHLEGAQVSSSKSWRWLEFRVSLKPFEDGGWIWFDLFTNDSELDLDEASWTTDLRLPKQRVVVGTTTMRPADCVQTLQTLGEDSQVLELVERVVVADQGGQKIRETDGFDEAARRIGDKLHVIEQPNLGGSGGFTRVMYEGVYNSDAEQVMLFDDDIALEPDGVLRANAFARASVQPVIVGGHMLNLQARSRLHTMGEVVDLGAAMWRAAPGAATDHDFSQYPLRESSKLHKLIHSTYNGWWMCLFPREVIENTGLPLPLFLKWDDAEYHVRAGERGYPTVSLPGAAVWHMPWSDKNDATDWTAYFHTRNRLILAALHSPDDVKKNLLKQSFKLTLRHLFSMEYSTVAVQLKAVEDFMAGPDGLFESLRTALPEVRKLREQYDDAQTFSSAGDLPSPTADPVLVEQLLNPPVRTTRIALRASKALLHNLKQPDAEARRRPQLNIPSASARWFLLGSLDSATVSTADGSGTAFRRRDPEEFRRLGTRAIADYRRLVSEWSRLREAYRAALPELTSPEAWKQMYE from the coding sequence GTGACTGACCGGACTTCCCCAGCCGAATCGGAGCCGACAGGGTCGGAACCATCGGAACCGAGCGCCCCGGAGGCGGGAGCACCGGAGGCGGAAGCGAACCCCGCTCCCGCCGGTGCGGAGGCCGCGGGTGTCGCAGCCGGGGACCTGACCGAACAACAGGCGGACGAGGGCGGCACCACCCCCGCCTCGCCGGAGGCGGGGGAGAGCAAGCTCAGCGACTCGGCCACGGTGCGGACCGGGCACCGGCGGGTCGCCGCGGGACAGGTCCTGCAGCGGGTGCTGCTCCCCCGGGCGGAGGACCCGCTCGACGCGCGTCCGCTCTACCTGGACGAGCCGGACAACCTCGCCCAGCGCGCCACCGTGCTGTCCAGGCGTTCGGTGCGGGTTCCCGCTAACTCGCGGCTCTCGTTCGCCTCGTACTTCAACGCCTTCCCCGCCAGCTACTGGAAGCGCTGGACCAAGATCGACGAGGTGGTCCTGCGGCTGAAGGTCCGCGGAACCGGGCGGCTGGACGTGTACCGGTCCAAGCCGAACGGCGACGTCGTCCACCTGGAGGGCGCCCAGGTCTCCAGCTCGAAGTCGTGGCGGTGGCTGGAGTTCCGGGTCTCGCTCAAGCCGTTCGAGGACGGCGGCTGGATCTGGTTCGACCTGTTCACCAACGACAGCGAGCTCGACCTCGACGAGGCGTCCTGGACGACCGACCTCAGGCTGCCCAAGCAGCGCGTCGTGGTGGGCACCACCACCATGCGCCCTGCCGACTGCGTGCAGACCCTGCAGACCCTCGGCGAGGACTCCCAGGTGCTCGAACTCGTCGAGCGCGTGGTCGTGGCCGACCAGGGCGGGCAGAAGATCCGGGAAACCGACGGCTTCGACGAGGCCGCCAGGAGGATCGGCGACAAGCTGCACGTCATCGAGCAGCCGAACCTCGGCGGCTCCGGTGGCTTCACCCGCGTGATGTACGAGGGGGTGTACAACTCCGACGCCGAGCAGGTGATGCTGTTCGACGACGACATCGCGCTGGAGCCGGACGGGGTGCTGCGGGCCAACGCCTTCGCCAGGGCCTCCGTCCAGCCGGTGATCGTGGGTGGGCACATGCTCAACCTGCAGGCCCGCTCGCGGCTGCACACCATGGGCGAGGTCGTCGACCTGGGAGCTGCGATGTGGCGTGCCGCCCCCGGCGCGGCCACCGACCACGACTTCTCCCAGTACCCGCTGCGCGAGAGCAGCAAGCTGCACAAGCTCATCCACTCCACCTACAACGGGTGGTGGATGTGCCTGTTCCCCCGCGAGGTCATCGAGAACACGGGGCTGCCGCTGCCGCTCTTCCTCAAGTGGGACGACGCCGAGTACCACGTCCGCGCGGGTGAGCGGGGCTATCCCACGGTGTCGCTGCCCGGTGCGGCCGTCTGGCACATGCCCTGGAGCGACAAGAACGACGCCACCGACTGGACGGCCTACTTCCACACCCGCAACAGGCTGATCCTGGCGGCGTTGCACAGTCCCGACGACGTCAAGAAGAACCTGCTCAAGCAGAGCTTCAAGCTCACCCTGCGGCACCTGTTCTCGATGGAGTACTCGACCGTGGCGGTGCAGCTCAAGGCGGTCGAGGACTTCATGGCCGGGCCGGACGGGCTGTTCGAGAGCCTGCGCACGGCGCTGCCGGAGGTGCGGAAGCTGCGTGAGCAGTACGACGACGCGCAGACCTTCTCCTCGGCCGGGGACCTGCCCTCGCCGACCGCCGACCCCGTGCTGGTCGAGCAGCTGCTGAACCCGCCGGTGCGCACGACGCGAATCGCCCTGCGGGCCTCGAAGGCGCTGCTGCACAACCTCAAGCAGCCCGACGCCGAGGCGCGGCGGCGTCCCCAGCTCAACATCCCCTCGGCCAGCGCTCGGTGGTTCCTGCTCGGATCGCTGGACAGCGCCACCGTCTCCACCGCCGACGGCAGCGGCACGGCCTTCCGGCGACGTGACCCGGAGGAGTTCCGTAGGCTCGGTACTCGGGCCATCGCCGACTACCGCAGGCTGGTGAGCGAGTGGTCGCGGTTGCGGGAGGCGTATCGTGCCGCCCTGCCGGAGCTGACCAGCCCCGAGGCGTGGAAGCAGATGTACGAGTGA
- a CDS encoding LLM class flavin-dependent oxidoreductase, protein MRVGIVILPEHRWWAAEPLWRMAEEYGFDHAWTYDHVGWGSLVDKPWFDAVPTLTAAATVTSRIKLGTLVASPNFRHPVHFARELTALDDVSDGRFLLGVGSGGHGFDTQVFGGRALSAEERGNRFTEFLELLNTILTSDNASFDGEYYSAVEARRAPGCVQTPRVPFVVAAEGARAMRLAARFGNGWVTTGRPPGTEVTDSTTWWRRLRDNTERFDEALQQQGRVPGRVPRYLNADAGPSYSLSSVEHFRDVLGRASELGFTDVIVHWPRTEEPFEGRESILEEVSSEVLPGLKEH, encoded by the coding sequence GTGCGCGTTGGGATAGTGATTCTGCCCGAACATCGTTGGTGGGCCGCGGAACCGCTGTGGCGGATGGCTGAGGAGTACGGATTCGACCACGCTTGGACCTACGACCACGTGGGCTGGGGCTCGTTGGTGGACAAACCCTGGTTCGACGCGGTCCCCACTCTCACGGCCGCCGCGACCGTGACCTCGCGGATAAAGCTCGGAACCCTGGTGGCCTCGCCCAACTTCCGGCATCCCGTGCACTTCGCGCGGGAGCTCACGGCGCTGGACGACGTCAGCGACGGACGTTTCCTGCTCGGAGTCGGCTCGGGGGGACACGGTTTCGACACGCAGGTGTTCGGTGGACGCGCGTTGTCCGCCGAGGAGCGCGGCAATCGCTTCACCGAGTTCCTCGAACTGCTGAACACCATTCTGACCTCGGACAACGCCAGTTTCGACGGTGAGTACTACTCGGCCGTGGAGGCGCGTCGCGCCCCGGGATGCGTGCAGACGCCGCGGGTGCCGTTCGTGGTGGCCGCCGAGGGCGCGCGGGCCATGCGGTTGGCCGCGCGGTTCGGGAACGGCTGGGTGACCACGGGACGCCCGCCCGGCACCGAGGTGACCGACAGCACGACGTGGTGGCGCCGCCTGCGGGACAACACCGAGCGCTTCGACGAGGCGCTCCAGCAGCAGGGGCGCGTTCCGGGCAGGGTGCCGCGCTACCTCAACGCCGACGCCGGGCCGTCCTACTCGCTGTCCAGCGTCGAGCACTTCAGGGACGTGCTGGGCAGGGCTTCCGAACTCGGGTTCACGGACGTGATCGTGCACTGGCCGCGCACCGAGGAGCCGTTCGAGGGCAGGGAGTCGATCCTCGAGGAGGTTTCCAGTGAGGTGTTGCCCGGCCTCAAGGAGCATTGA
- a CDS encoding nitroreductase family protein has translation MSEPSGRGAHSEDPLETLRGLRATRWFTDREVTEQQLRRVLEVARWTGSARNRQPWRLHTVRDRQQRERLSRCGSYALHLSQAPVVVLLALDRSGQDAEFDGGRIAQAIVTAAGFEGLGSCPATFFPRENAERASALAGFAEPWSVRTGIALGWPAPRPPGRSAIPTGRLPLDRIWSGE, from the coding sequence GTGAGCGAACCGAGCGGGCGTGGTGCCCATTCCGAGGATCCCTTGGAGACGTTGCGCGGGCTGCGGGCCACGCGCTGGTTCACCGACCGGGAGGTCACCGAGCAGCAGCTGCGCCGGGTTCTCGAGGTGGCGCGGTGGACCGGTTCGGCCCGCAACAGGCAGCCGTGGCGGCTGCACACGGTGCGGGACCGGCAGCAGCGCGAGCGGTTGAGCCGGTGCGGGAGCTACGCGCTGCACCTGAGCCAGGCGCCCGTGGTGGTGCTGCTGGCGCTGGATCGCAGCGGTCAGGACGCCGAATTCGACGGGGGCCGGATCGCGCAGGCGATCGTGACGGCGGCCGGGTTCGAGGGACTCGGCTCGTGCCCGGCGACGTTCTTCCCGCGGGAGAACGCGGAGCGGGCGAGCGCGCTGGCCGGGTTCGCAGAGCCCTGGTCGGTGCGCACCGGCATAGCGCTGGGCTGGCCCGCGCCGCGGCCGCCGGGGCGGTCGGCGATCCCGACCGGGAGGCTACCGCTGGACCGGATCTGGTCGGGGGAGTGA
- a CDS encoding N-acetylmuramoyl-L-alanine amidase has translation MFRELTAGTVALATAVLLAGGVTNREAARSAPGPTTRTTAERVELSTAPTARGQRAARTVRTDRPFSMLGLTWDGPAPDRLRVRERAAGSGWGEWHALEPLSPAHAPEGRDRVDQGRGAPDGASRVRWVGSTSAVQVRARRGGADVTERLRLIAIRPATKPTPGGPDARDGRGARPPVVTRAQWGADENLMRWPPQHAATTRAAVIHHTVETNDYTCAESARVVRGLYHYHAVELGWGDIGYQVLIDKCGTVFEGRTGGLDGHVVGGHTKGFNAQTFGVALLGNFQTARPSERALAAAGDIAGWKLGTVGRDPLGRTTLVSGGGKDNKYPQGTSMTLPRVFSHRDVSDTACPGRNLYARLDDIRRHAAG, from the coding sequence ATGTTCCGCGAGCTCACCGCCGGGACCGTCGCGCTGGCCACGGCCGTGCTGCTGGCCGGCGGGGTGACGAATCGGGAAGCGGCGCGGTCCGCCCCCGGACCGACGACACGGACCACGGCCGAGCGGGTGGAACTGTCCACCGCCCCCACCGCACGGGGGCAGCGGGCCGCCCGCACGGTGCGGACCGACCGCCCGTTCAGCATGCTGGGGCTCACCTGGGACGGCCCCGCCCCGGACCGGCTGCGCGTGCGCGAGCGGGCGGCTGGGTCGGGCTGGGGCGAGTGGCACGCACTCGAACCGCTCTCCCCCGCCCACGCCCCCGAGGGACGTGACCGGGTTGACCAGGGGCGCGGCGCTCCGGACGGGGCCAGTCGAGTCCGCTGGGTCGGATCCACCTCGGCGGTGCAGGTACGCGCCCGGCGCGGCGGCGCGGACGTGACCGAACGGCTGCGGCTGATCGCGATCAGGCCTGCCACCAAGCCGACGCCCGGCGGACCGGACGCCCGGGACGGGCGGGGTGCGCGCCCACCCGTGGTCACCCGCGCCCAGTGGGGTGCCGACGAGAACCTCATGCGCTGGCCGCCGCAGCACGCGGCGACCACGCGGGCCGCCGTCATCCACCACACGGTGGAGACGAACGACTACACCTGCGCCGAGTCGGCCCGGGTCGTGCGGGGGCTGTACCACTACCACGCCGTTGAGCTGGGCTGGGGAGACATCGGGTACCAGGTGCTGATCGACAAGTGCGGAACGGTGTTCGAGGGGCGTACCGGCGGCCTGGACGGGCACGTGGTCGGTGGTCACACCAAGGGGTTCAACGCGCAGACCTTCGGGGTGGCGCTGCTGGGCAACTTCCAGACCGCCCGGCCGTCCGAACGCGCGCTGGCCGCGGCCGGCGACATCGCGGGCTGGAAGCTGGGAACGGTGGGGCGGGACCCGCTCGGGCGGACGACGCTGGTGTCCGGCGGCGGCAAGGACAACAAGTACCCGCAAGGGACCTCGATGACCCTGCCCAGGGTCTTCTCCCACCGGGACGTCAGCGACACCGCCTGCCCCGGCCGGAACCTGTACGCACGGCTGGACGACATCCGCCGCCACGCCGCCGGCTGA
- a CDS encoding DUF2017 family protein, whose product MTVKCSIVDNMLVAEFDPTMFRWLRASLPRYRDIIQGRLDEYREYDWLCERLSLPLPVTPLDSTMLRALRDNWCDPVEDDALRDWMEADLVSRLRDDADLVLSTLPAEGDQLLLHTAEQVEAWFWVLVNMRIAYGVEHGVLGPGCPPIDKHFDKTADWNDPLTPARFAVWWLHRVAESLRKVSGQPLPEYSCY is encoded by the coding sequence ATGACCGTGAAGTGCTCCATTGTGGACAACATGCTGGTCGCTGAGTTCGATCCCACCATGTTCAGGTGGCTACGCGCTTCACTTCCCCGCTACCGGGACATAATCCAGGGCCGCCTGGACGAGTACCGCGAATACGACTGGCTCTGCGAGCGGCTCTCCCTCCCGCTGCCCGTCACTCCGCTGGACTCCACGATGCTGCGGGCGCTGCGGGACAACTGGTGCGACCCGGTCGAGGACGACGCGCTGCGGGACTGGATGGAAGCCGACCTGGTCAGCAGGCTGCGCGACGACGCGGACCTGGTGCTGTCCACCCTGCCCGCCGAAGGCGATCAGTTGCTGCTGCACACGGCCGAGCAGGTCGAGGCGTGGTTCTGGGTGCTGGTCAACATGCGCATCGCCTACGGGGTGGAGCACGGCGTCCTGGGGCCGGGCTGTCCCCCGATCGACAAGCACTTCGACAAGACCGCGGACTGGAACGACCCGCTCACTCCGGCGCGTTTCGCCGTGTGGTGGCTGCATCGGGTCGCGGAGTCGCTGCGCAAGGTCTCGGGCCAGCCGCTGCCGGAGTACTCCTGCTACTGA
- the glf gene encoding UDP-galactopyranose mutase, which produces MSFGGYDLIIVGSGFFGLTIAERAASQLDKRVLVLDRRHHIGGNAYSEAEPETGIEVHRYGAHLFHTSNKRVWDYVNLFTDFTDYQHRVFTRYQGQIYSFPMNLGLICQFFGRAFSPDEAKALVAEQAAEIDTAEARNLEEKAISLIGRPLYEAFVRGYTAKQWQTDPKELPASNITRLPVRYNFNNRYFSDTYEGLPVDGYTAWLRRMADHPNIEVRLNTDYFDVRDQLPEVPIVYTGPLDGYFDYSAGELGWRTLDFETEVVHTGDFQGTPVLNYADEEIPYTRIHEFRHFHPERDYYPKDKTVIVREYSRFAESGDEPYYPINTSADRSKLETYRELAKKEAKERKVLFGGRLGTYKYLDMHMAIGSALSMFDNKVSPYFTEGRSLDGSMED; this is translated from the coding sequence GTGAGCTTCGGAGGCTATGACCTGATTATCGTAGGTTCGGGATTTTTCGGACTTACCATCGCTGAACGCGCCGCCAGCCAGTTGGACAAGCGAGTGCTGGTGCTGGATCGAAGGCACCACATCGGGGGTAACGCCTACTCCGAGGCAGAGCCGGAAACGGGCATCGAGGTGCACCGCTACGGTGCGCACCTGTTCCACACCTCGAACAAGCGGGTGTGGGACTACGTGAACCTCTTCACCGATTTCACGGACTACCAGCACCGCGTGTTCACCCGCTACCAGGGCCAGATCTACTCGTTCCCGATGAATCTCGGGCTGATCTGCCAATTCTTCGGACGCGCCTTCTCCCCGGACGAGGCGAAGGCGCTGGTGGCCGAGCAGGCAGCCGAGATCGACACCGCCGAGGCCAGGAACCTCGAGGAAAAGGCGATCTCGCTGATCGGCAGGCCGCTGTACGAGGCGTTCGTGCGCGGCTACACGGCCAAGCAGTGGCAGACCGATCCGAAGGAACTGCCCGCGAGCAACATCACCCGGCTGCCGGTGCGGTACAACTTCAACAACCGCTACTTCAGCGACACCTACGAGGGCCTGCCGGTGGACGGGTACACGGCCTGGCTGCGTCGGATGGCCGACCACCCCAACATCGAGGTGCGGCTCAACACCGACTACTTCGACGTCCGGGACCAGCTTCCCGAGGTGCCGATCGTCTACACCGGGCCGCTGGACGGGTACTTCGACTACTCCGCCGGTGAGCTCGGCTGGCGGACCCTCGACTTCGAGACCGAAGTGGTGCACACCGGCGACTTCCAGGGAACCCCGGTGCTGAACTACGCGGACGAGGAGATCCCGTACACGCGGATCCACGAGTTCCGGCACTTCCACCCGGAGCGGGACTACTATCCGAAGGACAAGACCGTGATCGTTCGGGAGTACTCGCGGTTCGCCGAGAGCGGTGACGAGCCCTACTACCCGATCAACACATCCGCCGACCGGTCGAAGCTGGAGACCTACCGCGAACTCGCCAAGAAGGAGGCGAAGGAGCGCAAGGTGCTCTTCGGCGGGAGGCTGGGTACGTACAAGTACCTGGACATGCACATGGCGATCGGCTCGGCGCTGAGCATGTTCGACAACAAGGTTTCCCCCTACTTCACCGAGGGCCGCTCGTTGGACGGCTCGATGGAGGACTGA
- a CDS encoding phosphatase PAP2 family protein yields MDAELTTAPPAAEAEQGAEEHPRPAVTAETVAVRRVQGVLAKRPVVTVAGVMSKFGDHAIGWLVLGAVGALADRGRRADWIASAAGVAAAHGASIAVKRVVRRSRPGDPGIRVLVDTPSRLSFPSSHATSTTTAAVLYGRVLGRRLTPALVPPMMVSRLVLGVHYPSDVAAGSTLGGAVAWGVRRYIERRRNRG; encoded by the coding sequence GTGGACGCAGAGCTGACCACCGCACCTCCCGCCGCCGAGGCGGAGCAGGGTGCGGAGGAACACCCGCGACCGGCGGTTACGGCCGAGACGGTGGCGGTGCGCAGGGTGCAGGGCGTGCTGGCCAAGCGACCAGTGGTTACGGTCGCCGGAGTCATGTCCAAATTCGGTGACCACGCGATTGGGTGGCTCGTGTTGGGAGCAGTGGGGGCGCTGGCCGACCGCGGGCGGCGCGCCGACTGGATCGCCTCCGCGGCCGGGGTGGCCGCGGCACACGGAGCCTCCATCGCGGTCAAACGGGTGGTGCGCCGCAGCAGACCCGGCGACCCGGGGATCAGGGTGCTGGTCGACACGCCGAGCAGACTGAGCTTCCCCTCCTCGCACGCGACTTCCACGACGACGGCCGCCGTGCTGTACGGCAGGGTGCTCGGCCGTCGACTCACGCCCGCGCTGGTGCCGCCGATGATGGTCAGCAGACTGGTGCTCGGGGTCCACTATCCGAGTGACGTGGCAGCGGGTTCGACACTCGGTGGGGCCGTCGCGTGGGGTGTGCGTCGCTACATCGAACGGCGGAGGAACCGTGGCTGA
- a CDS encoding YbaK/EbsC family protein: protein MEVRHVQSETTVPPETMLPERSKQVARALRAAEVAGEIREMPGSTRTAADAATALGCETGAIASSLVFLSDEHPVLVLTSGRHRVDTDKLAESLEWPPLERAKPERVRQATGQSIGGVAPLGHPAALTTIVDSALADYPCVWAAGGTPRTLFPTTHDELVRITGGYSLPVAEE, encoded by the coding sequence ATGGAGGTTCGCCACGTGCAGTCGGAGACGACGGTACCGCCGGAGACGATGCTGCCGGAGCGCAGCAAGCAGGTGGCCCGAGCACTGCGAGCGGCGGAAGTGGCCGGCGAGATCAGGGAGATGCCCGGCTCCACCCGCACCGCGGCCGATGCCGCGACGGCCCTCGGCTGCGAGACCGGGGCCATCGCCAGCAGCCTCGTGTTCCTTTCCGACGAACACCCAGTGCTGGTGCTCACCAGCGGACGCCACCGGGTCGACACGGACAAGCTCGCCGAGAGCCTCGAGTGGCCCCCGCTGGAGCGGGCCAAGCCCGAACGGGTGCGGCAGGCCACCGGCCAGTCGATCGGCGGTGTGGCCCCGCTCGGCCACCCCGCGGCGCTGACCACGATCGTGGACAGCGCGCTGGCCGACTACCCGTGCGTGTGGGCGGCGGGCGGGACACCGCGCACCCTGTTCCCCACCACGCACGACGAGCTGGTGCGGATTACCGGAGGGTATTCACTCCCCGTCGCCGAGGAGTGA
- a CDS encoding HAD family hydrolase: MRQPCLVASDIDGTLLDPAERVTARTARSARSVDASGTPLVLVTGRPPRWVPRIVDSLGVAGTVVCANGAVIYDAAADTVLHSSDVDPVTLRDVTKSLREALPGCSFGVERATGGARDRVDEQFLAESDFHRCWPNPDLQVVPVDELVGAPAGKLLVLHERMTSAQMAVVAEELVGSRLQVTYSTGSGLLELSAPGVNKATGLARVADDLGIATSDVLAFGDMPNDIPMLEWAGHGVAMGNAHPDVRQAADEVTASNEVDGVAAVLDRWW, from the coding sequence GTGCGCCAACCGTGCCTCGTCGCCTCGGACATCGACGGAACTCTGCTGGACCCGGCCGAGAGGGTCACTGCCCGTACCGCCCGCAGCGCGCGCAGCGTCGACGCCTCCGGGACCCCGCTGGTGCTGGTGACCGGGCGTCCACCGCGCTGGGTGCCGCGAATCGTGGACTCGCTGGGGGTGGCGGGCACCGTGGTGTGCGCCAACGGGGCGGTGATCTACGACGCCGCCGCCGACACCGTGCTGCACTCCAGCGACGTCGACCCGGTGACGCTGCGGGACGTGACCAAGTCGCTGCGCGAAGCGCTGCCCGGCTGCTCCTTCGGAGTGGAGCGCGCGACCGGAGGTGCCCGGGACCGCGTCGACGAGCAGTTCCTCGCCGAGTCCGACTTCCACCGCTGCTGGCCGAACCCGGACCTGCAGGTCGTGCCCGTCGACGAGCTCGTGGGCGCGCCCGCGGGCAAGCTGCTCGTGCTGCACGAGCGCATGACCAGCGCCCAGATGGCCGTGGTGGCGGAGGAGCTGGTCGGCAGCAGGCTGCAGGTCACCTACTCGACCGGCTCCGGGCTGCTGGAACTGTCCGCGCCCGGGGTGAACAAGGCCACCGGGCTGGCCCGCGTCGCGGACGACCTGGGGATCGCCACCTCCGACGTCCTGGCCTTCGGGGACATGCCCAACGACATCCCCATGCTGGAGTGGGCGGGCCACGGCGTGGCCATGGGCAACGCCCACCCCGACGTCCGCCAGGCCGCCGACGAGGTGACGGCGAGCAACGAGGTCGACGGGGTGGCAGCAGTGTTGGACCGCTGGTGGTGA